Below is a genomic region from Anabas testudineus chromosome 13, fAnaTes1.2, whole genome shotgun sequence.
AGCAACGTCACGATCTCTTCTGATAAACCAACTAGGGAGGGATCGGATCCCAACAAACTCCATATTGTTTAGAAATTGTTGTAAACTGGGTTCTATAACCACCTGCAAACGTTGTTTTTTGTAGACGTCTGCACCCCTCcacatggatgacatcaagctgtatgccaaGAGCGAACAAGACATCGACTCGCCACCAGTATATGCAGCCAAGACATCAGAATATCATTCAGACTGGATAAGTGTGGTAAGATGGTAGCAAGGGGAGAGGAAAGGTAGTCAGAACTGAGGggatagaactaccagaaggtaagatagcagatgttgaggatGGGTACAAATACCTTCGAATCCCACAGGCAAATGGTAACCGCGAAGAGGCCGCAAGGAAAACGACAACCACTAATTACCTCCAAAGGGGAAGGCAAatcctgagaagtcagctgaatgggaagaacaaaaTCCGGGTGATCAACACCTACACCCGCCCGATCATCAGGTACCCCGCTGGCATTATAAGCTGCTCAAAAAAGGAGATGGAAgtcactgacatcaagacaaggaagctGCTTACAATGCACAGAGGATTTCACCCtaaatccagcaccctgagactcTACGCTAAGCTGAAGGAAGGAGGCCAAGGATTAGTGAGCTTCAAAGCCACCATGAAcacatcaggaagatggccccaaTTGATGACGTGCTCAGtcctgaagcagcaaaaaccagcggagcaagggaaggaagaggaggaaccctcatggaaggacaaactCCTGCACAGTATGTACCACcggcagatagaagaagtggctgatatcgacaaatcctaccagtggctagacaaagctggactgaaagacagcacagaggggcttatatatatatatctatatatatattgttttatgcCATTCTTGAGCAATATGAAACACTTAGGAAGAAATATACACACTATTAGTGCAAAATTTGATGCCACAATACGAGattttgtttcattcacatttttaaattatatacaATCACTGTtaactgtattaaataaacacaacacaaactctgtCTTCCATGTTGCCTCaataagtttattttattttcaaattcaaGCTAGCACTGGTTCTTGTTCAttaagtgtttctttgtgttcttctctGGTTTAAACAATATGATAAAACACTTTGGAGCAAATATACACAGTATTAGTCCAAAACTAGAGGCtagaatagcaaatatctccacagccacagtaaatttcccaggagagctgacataagctggaataaaagtgatccagactgcacagaagatcaacatgctgaaggtgatcagtttagcttcattaaaattatcaggtagtttccgaGCTAGGACAgctaacacaaagcagaagacaGCTAACAGGCCTATGTACCCAAGAACAGCCCAGAATGCAACAGATGAACCTAAAGCACACTCCAGGatgattttctctttgtatgTAGTTAGGTTTTTCATTGGAAAAGGAGGACTAAGAACCAACCAAACAGTACATATTAAAAcctgaacaaatgtaaaagacacTACAGTCATTCTCTGCTGTGGAGGACCAAACCATTTCATGACATTACTGCCTGGAAGTGTAGCTTTGAAGGCCATTAACACAACTATAGTTTTCCCAagaacacaagagatacagaggacaaaggtgatcCCAAATGCTGTGTGACGCAGCATACAGGACCACTCAGAGGGTGCTCCAATGAACGTTAATGaacataagaaacacagagtcaaagagaagagcaacaggaagctcagctcagagttgttggccctgacaatCGGGGATGTTCTGTGCCGGAAGAATACAGTCGCTGTTATAACAGCCAGACAGGCACCACCGATGGAGAATGTAGCCAGGATGATTCCTAGGACCTCACTGAAGGAGAGAAACTCTACAGGCTTTGGGAAAcaagtgtctctctctgtgttaggCCAGAACTCTTTTGGGCAAGGGAAACAGTCAGTGGAATCTgaaagaattaataaataaaaaaaacatttagcagttTCAAttgatatttgttgttttaggcATCCATTAAAAAATTTTACCTGTAGTTTTGCTGATCTCTCCCTCAGGACATGGTATACAGTCATAACAGCAGATGggttttcctttctgcagcactttatgAGTTCCTGGACGACAGctgtcagagcacactgatacaggaacctgaaaacatacagtatatacagacaAAGTCAGACAGATTTGCTATTTTTGCcaaaaagctaaaaatattAGAGTGATTTATTGCATAGTTTCTCACTTGTGTCCTGCCCTCCACCCAGGTTAAGTTCTTGTAGATATGGAACTCTTGGCCCACTGGCAGTGATGCATCATAGTACCCTACTGTCACCATCTCAATGCTGCCACTGCTACTTTTCTGCCAGTTAACCAGCTCATACATGGCCACAGGATCCCCGTTATCATCAAATGACACATGATAACCATTTTGGGAAAAATTTACTTTCTTCAGCTGAGTGAGTATCTGTGgaaataaagtagaataaagcaacaagaaagaaaagaggaacaaataATGTATCAAAAATGTTATCATAGTTTAATAAGGCACCGAAgtgcttatttatttgttcaacTGACCTGTTTGGAGTCTATTCTGCTGAGTTTGTCACACTGAGTTGTAGAATTTGTCTCCTGACACACAGCATTGTGAATGGCATGAGCTATTGCATAAACAGCTTTGTACACCATGTTAGTGATGCCAAGCTGAGATGTGTCAGTGTACGGGCTCTGAAGCTTTTTTATGTCTTCACTTCcatcacacattttcttttttgtggtaGCATCTAACAAATACAGAGGCAGAAACTTTAAACATTGTAATagtttactattattattattatttactttgatttattattttttcctttttgtatttgattttagccaa
It encodes:
- the LOC113165136 gene encoding extracellular calcium-sensing receptor-like encodes the protein MQTVQHNYTTMPEPLMCTGRIDSRNVHFSRAMIFAIEEINNSTKLIPGIRLGYQIHDSCALVPMALKVAFQFTNGLDQVFHTGDNCSQSGMVMAVVGESGSGQSIAMSRIIGPFKIPLVSHFATCACLSNKQQYPSFFRTIPSDQFQAEALAKLVKQFGWTWIGAVRSDSDYGNYGMASFLNAAQKEGICVEYSESFYRTHPRSRIQKVADVINRSTAMVVVAFVSFGDMKILMEELSREPSPPRQWIGSEAWVTHPDMLKFTFCAGAIGFGIPRSVIPGLRDFLLDLSPTKVAASPVLTEFWEDAFNCSLEKNATTKKKMCDGSEDIKKLQSPYTDTSQLGITNMVYKAVYAIAHAIHNAVCQETNSTTQCDKLSRIDSKQILTQLKKVNFSQNGYHVSFDDNGDPVAMYELVNWQKSSSGSIEMVTVGYYDASLPVGQEFHIYKNLTWVEGRTQVPVSVCSDSCRPGTHKVLQKGKPICCYDCIPCPEGEISKTTDSTDCFPCPKEFWPNTERDTCFPKPVEFLSFSEVLGIILATFSIGGACLAVITATVFFRHRTSPIVRANNSELSFLLLFSLTLCFLCSLTFIGAPSEWSCMLRHTAFGITFVLCISCVLGKTIVVLMAFKATLPGSNVMKWFGPPQQRMTVVSFTFVQVLICTVWLVLSPPFPMKNLTTYKEKIILECALGSSVAFWAVLGYIGLLAVFCFVLAVLARKLPDNFNEAKLITFSMLIFCAVWITFIPAYVSSPGKFTVAVEIFAILASSFGLILCIFAPKCFIILFKPEKNTKKHLMKTRPETEDTASTTSASTRPETEETATTTSAATRPETEDTASTTSAQTRPETEQELKLVKP